Proteins from one Salvelinus sp. IW2-2015 linkage group LG32, ASM291031v2, whole genome shotgun sequence genomic window:
- the LOC111956957 gene encoding calcium-activated potassium channel subunit beta-2-like, with translation MGQLLGSPARPFQQSVRSASSVSRGGRGVSGKMFFVTGAKSAGGASSGGGTTRSIYQKFRDVDLLDKKTVTALKAGEDRAILLGLAMVIASIMMYFVLGITILRSYASSVWTEESVCIVVNSTITADVNCSYSCGSDCWRGSKYPCLXVYVSVNTTGRLSRLSHNEESWDSNFECFYVPKCQKDTAAMHHMIVNISERLKPDQQVPCYYDPSDQQESALLTRLYGHSAVFYSLFWPSCMLTGGTAIIFMVKLTQYLSIMCEQVVKIKX, from the exons ATGGGCCAGCTGTTGGGAAGCCCTGCAAG GCCGTTCCAGCAGTCTGTCCGCTCCGCTTCTTCTGTGAGCAGAGGAGGTCGTGGGGTGTCTGGGAAGATGTTCTTTGTGACAGGTGCCAAAAGTGCAGGAGGGGCATCATCGGGAGGAGGAACGACGAG GTCCATCTACCAGAAGTTCCGGGATGTTGACCTGCTGGACAAGAAGACGGTGACGGCTCTGAAAGCTGGGGAGGACCGGGCTATTCTCCTGGGCCTGGCCATGGTCATTGCGTCGATCATGATGTACTTTGTCCTGGGCATCACCATACTACGCTCTTACGCAAGCAG TGTGTGGACAGAGGAGAGTGTCTGTATCGTGGTCAACTCCACCATCACGGCAGACGTGAACTGCTCTTACAGCTGTGGCTCGGACTGCTGGAGAGGCTCCAAGTACCCCTGTCTGCASGTCTACGTCAGTGTCAACACCACGGGCAGGCTCAGCCGCTTATCTCACAACGAGGAGAGCTGGGACTCCAACTTTGAG TGTTTCTACGTACCAAAGTGCCAGAAGGACACTGCAGCCATGCACCACATGATCGTGAACATCTCAGAACGCCTGAAGCCGGACCAGCAGGTGCCCTGCTATTACGACCCCAGCGACCAGCAGGAGAGCGCCCTCCTGACCCGACTGTACGGCCACAGCGCTGTCTTCTACTCGCTCTTCTGGCCCTCCTGCATGCTCACGGGGGGCACTGCCATCATCTTCATGGTCAAACTCACCCAGTACCTCTCCATTATGTGTGAGCAGGTAGTCAAGATCAAGWGGTGA